One genomic region from Rhodothermales bacterium encodes:
- a CDS encoding DUF4199 domain-containing protein: protein MKRIALIYGSFSGVIIIGSAMLSASLAGDTHLAGLEWLGYLVMTVALSMVYMGVKRYRDNELGGVIRFGTAFLMGLGITAIASVIYVLLWEIYLVLTDYAFIEQYTTSIIAGLEADGVVGAALEAEVRNMEEMKATYADPLYRIPITFLEIFPVGLLVTIISAVLLRHPKSRG, encoded by the coding sequence ATGAAGCGCATCGCCCTCATCTACGGCTCCTTCTCCGGAGTCATCATCATCGGCTCCGCCATGCTCTCCGCCTCCCTGGCCGGAGACACTCACCTCGCCGGCCTGGAGTGGCTGGGCTACCTCGTCATGACCGTGGCGCTCAGCATGGTCTACATGGGCGTCAAACGGTATCGAGACAACGAGCTCGGTGGCGTCATTCGCTTCGGGACCGCATTTCTCATGGGCCTGGGTATCACGGCCATCGCCAGCGTGATCTATGTGCTGCTGTGGGAGATCTACCTGGTGCTGACGGACTATGCGTTTATCGAGCAATACACCACCTCGATTATCGCGGGGCTTGAGGCCGACGGCGTCGTGGGAGCAGCGCTCGAGGCCGAAGTCCGCAATATGGAGGAAATGAAGGCCACCTACGCCGACCCACTCTATCGCATCCCGATCACGTTCCTTGAGATCTTTCCGGTCGGCCTGCTGGTCACCATCATTTCCGCGGTCCTGCTCAGGCACCCCAAGAGCCGCGGCTGA
- a CDS encoding response regulator transcription factor, with protein MKRSMLVYAAVAALLVFVLQWLDYQHTVRRLSTDVYVGVVAAVFVALGIWAGSRLVKRRATEFTRNDQAMEYLGISPREYEVLELLAKGHSNAEIADKLFVSGNTIKTHVARLYSKLEVSRRTQAVERARELSLIA; from the coding sequence GTGAAACGATCGATGCTCGTCTACGCCGCAGTTGCGGCCCTGCTCGTATTCGTGCTGCAATGGCTGGATTATCAGCACACCGTGCGGCGACTGTCCACTGATGTGTATGTGGGCGTGGTGGCAGCCGTGTTCGTAGCGCTCGGCATTTGGGCCGGCAGTCGTCTCGTGAAGCGGCGAGCAACGGAGTTCACACGCAACGATCAAGCCATGGAGTACCTGGGCATCAGTCCGCGCGAGTACGAGGTGCTCGAACTGCTGGCAAAGGGACACTCGAACGCGGAGATCGCCGACAAGCTGTTCGTTTCGGGCAACACCATCAAAACGCACGTGGCGCGACTGTACAGCAAGCTGGAGGTCTCCCGCCGCACGCAAGCGGTAGAACGAGCCCGCGAACTGAGCCTGATCGCATAG